The DNA sequence gcctgttttttccctctctgctccccctgctctttgctgtctctctcgctgtcaaataaataaataaaatctttaaaaaaaaaaagagagaggaaaagaaatggtCTTTCTTGCACAGCTCAGCACCCAGTACCCTTACCTTCCGCAGCACCATGACAATGCTATAGGCACAGAGGAAGCAGGTGGGGTCGCTCTCGTCTAGGCCCAGAGAAGACTTCATGGCCAGCCACGGCCCTCGCCCAAAGTCCTCCTCTGCTGATGCCTGGGAACTGGTAACAATCTGGTACCACAGAGCAAAGGGGGCCTATGTGAGTGGATCCACTCCCTTCTGACCTTGACCGAGACAGgatggggggctgggagggaagggcGAATTCCCTGTAGCATGGTAAccagtctcttcctctcccacgtCACAAAATGGTATGAGAGATTTTGCTGCACAGCATATCTTTCACTAAGCAGCAATAccaaaggtttattttattttatatcaggTCCTAACTTTGGTTGCACTGAAGCAAAAGGCTATGTCCCTTGTGTAATAGACTCGAGAAGTATTGGGGCCGGCGAGCCCCCGCCCCCACATTGACAGGTTTCCAGAGTGCCTTAGCCATTTTGAAACCAGTCACATTTTATTTGGGCTGCCTCTGGCTTAACTATTAAtcttcttacattaaaaaatgctttggggcacctgggtggctcagtcgattgagcgtCTGACTCGGTTTCTGCtcgggttgtgggactgagcccagtgctgggctctgcactcagtgaagagtctgctagtccctctccctctgccctcccccaaataaataaataatctttaaaaaagaaaatgttttgtaaCCAGATGGATCTGGCAGCAAAGAGAATTAAAAGCAAAAGTGGGTCTGAGGGTAGAGCAGGTCAACCAGAACCCCGGTGAAGAGGGAAGATGGGTCTCACCCCCCCCAAAAGGAACCCACTGGAGGCCAGACGAAGGCAGATCCTTCCCAGCTCAATTCCCAGAACCTGCGAGGAGGGGTTCCCAAGACACAATTTCCTAATACTTGTGACACTGCCCTCCTCTGAGGGAAGATGGGAGTTAGCTGGGCCTTTCTTTCTTAGGTGAGAAAGGAGACTGGACGTGTGACATGGGTCGGCATCAGGACAGGCTTCATCTTCGGCCAGTAAAACCACCACATCCCCAAACGGCCTTCCCCATGTGCCTCTGGTGCAGGAGCCCCAGAACAGGCCTAGTACCCCAGACGCCGTTTCTCAACTCCTGAAACCCACAGGGGTGTCCCTCACCCTTAAACAATGCCCAGAAAGTCAGCATATGCGTGGAACTAGGTACCTCTGTCCGGAATTTAGCCAGAGCACCATGAGCTGGAGTCTGGGGTGTGGAAACCATGATCTCCTCCAGATGCTTCCCGCTGAACtacaaggggagagagaaggggaaggcgAGAGCACGCGCGGCAGCTGTTACTTACAAGTACAGCTTCTTGTCTGGGTTACATAATGAGTTCAGGAAACTATCGGGGACAATTAACACATATCACAGCTCTCCTAACGAAGTCTCAGGAGCCTTGCTGGCAGCTCAAAAAAGATGCTTTGGGGATTGTTTGGGGAATGTGAGGAAGCTGGATCTGGCCCAGGAGCAAAACCCAGGGCTTCCTGAAGGAGCCAATGACCCGGATAGGGAGGCCTGGGATAGGCACAGAGGCAGCTTTCCCCAAGTCCCTTCTCAGGGACCTAACCCGTCCCCGCAGGGATTCAGCCCAGGAGGAATGCTGATGGCCTCCTTGGATTTCCCTTACAGTGCCAGCGAAGGTCAAGAAACAGGCAGAAATGATTTGAACCAGCCTTAAAATGAGAGGAAAGAGTGCACCAATCACAACCAGACCAGACGCTCAGGGTCCCGTTATCTAGGATCTGATCCAAGATGGTTTGACGGAAACTGTCCTTCCACCACCACGGACTCCAAATGGTCGGCATAGCACAGCTTCCCCCTGCTGACCCCACCCGCCCGCCACAGTGGCCCGTTCCATGTACCTCTGACAGCATCCTGCCctcctgcctctgggcctttgcacattctCTTCCCTGTCTTCCCACTGCTGAGATGTCTCCCAGAACACAGCTTTCCTACATGCACCTGTCCATCCACCTCCTACCTGACCCTCCAAAGCCCACTCAATCACCCCAAGGAGCCCAGAGTCTCCACAGCACCCAGGGACACTCTGCATTTTACATATCACCGCTCGTTTGtatctgctgctgcttctgctgtgCTGTGGACAACTTGGGATGGGAGCCATGCCCATCTTAACCTCTGTGTTCTCAGCTCCAAATTAGCAAATATAAGTGAGTGGCTCTTACTGCCCCAGTGCTAGCaaacagtaggtgctcaacaaaggAAAGGCATGAGGTTCTTAGAGCCCGGAGCGCCTCTCTCACCTGCGGTATTCAGTTCTTCCTTCCCACTTCTTTTAACTTCCTCTGAAGCTCTGGAAACCCTCTCTCCACACttcattccctcctcccccaccccccaccccaatgtCTGGGACAACTGTCCCTCACCTGGTGAGGCAGGACCCCGGCTGGGCCAGGGAAGCGCCGTGTTTTGGGGCTGGCGGACTGCTGGGGTGTCCGGTGGGCAGCAGTGACCAGCCGCACCAGGTGGTTGGTGACGATGGGTGTCTGCAGAGCTGCCTGGGGAACCGGGGAGGAATGGGAGCTCTTTGGGGTGCTGAGAGGACAACTGACAGAAGACACTGGTGCTCTGGGTCGTAAGGGGCTCTGAGGAAACGATCCGGAACTAGTCTTTGAGGGAGCAGAGCACATGGAGTTGGGAGTCCGTGGTCCGGGAAAATGAGATTTGCCAGGTATGGAGGCATCTGGACACTGGAATGAGTGACCAGGAAAACGGTTTTGAGGGCAGCTCTGAACAGGCCTGCCAGCTGCTTGGAGAGGCTGTGGTGCCTGAAGAAGGGGGCCCCTCCGACAGGCTTCCCAGCGGGGCTGCTGAACAGGAATGGGAAAGTCACTGGTGGCAGCCGATCTTGCATGGGGCTCTGGAGTCCTGCAGTGGACAACAGGCTCTGGAGGCTCACCATGGGTTGACAGGACACTAGTCATGTTGGGAGGAGGCACAGGCCCCTTCAGGCAAGACCCACTCAGCTCAGTGACCCGGGCCTTTTTAGCCACCGCTGAGTCCTCCTGATGCCAGGTGGCCAAGATTCCTGGGGCCTCACTGCTGCCTCCAAGGTCCAGGTCCATGCTTGCGAGGACCTTATCAAATTCATCTTGTTCAGGACCCTCGAAGCCCCCAGTTACCGGCTGCTGGCTCTCAAACCCgagcagggagtgggaggcagaggtcTGGTGTCTAGGTGGCACTTTGAGCACTTCTGCCAGTGCCACTCGTCTCTGATGGCCAGTCCAGCTGCTAGAAGTCGGGATAGGCCTTAGGGAGGCTGTTCCTACAGAAGGTGGACCCCTGATGGCCGCGGGCATGCTGGAGGTAGAAAGGCGGAGTCCCAGGGCTGATGGGCCCAAAGCCTCTGAAGGAGCAGTGGGACCGGATGGCAGCTGCCCGGGAGACTGTGCCTGCCCAGAGTCCCGTGGGCTGGAAGAGGAGGGTCTCAGGCACCCAGCCTTCACAGACCGAGAACCAGCAAGCCGATTCTCTGCATCCTCCACGGCAGACAAGAAGTCCTACAAAGAAGCAAAGATGGTGGGTCTTGGCATCCGGACATCAAGAAACACTCTGCTTTTACTGTTCCAGGTATAAAGTAGGTACATGGAAGCAGATACACAGAAGCAGGAAACCAAGGCACGAAAGGCCATGGTGGGGTCTTTTACCACCTTTGACCTTGCCCACGAGCCCACttccagactttttaaaaagattttattattattttttaaagtaatgtctaCATGCATTATGGGACTCAAACTTGTGATCCCAAGATCGAGAGTCGCATGCTCCAtggaatgagccagccaggcgccccaccaccCCCACACTTCTACCAGAaccatccaggggcgcctggctggctcagtggatggagcatgtgactcctgatcttggggtcgtgagttcaagtcccacattgcatgtagagattacttaaaaataaaatctttagcactgtatgttaactaactggaatttattttatttattttttaaagattccattcatttatttgagagatagagagcatgagctggagcaagggtgggtagagagagatgtagactccctgctgagccaggagaccaatgtgactccaggatcacaacccgagctgagggcagatgcctaaccaagtgagccacccaggtgccccactaactagaacttaaataaatatatgaagaggggcgcctgggtggctcagtcagttaagcgtctgactcttgatttcggctcatgtcatgatctcagggttgtgagattgagccctgcatcgggctccacgctcagcacggagtctgcttgagattccttctctctccctctgcccctcccctctctaaaaataaataaactaatgaattaattaaaattttgaagaaaaaagtcttaaaaaaaaattctaaggctAAGTCTATAGGTAGCTtctcttggggggtgggggagcagtggTATTCAGGGGAGCAGGCAGAAGCAAACATACCAGGGCACCAAGGAATCGAATCACCCAAGATTACACACCCATCTCAAGGAAATAAGTTTTCTGGTGTCCAGCCTGTGCAATAGGGGGCTCTCCTGCTGGTCATGCTGCCTGTCCTCAGcccactcctctccccctgccccaagacacacacacactcacacacacacacacaaaaccttgAGTAAGCCGAAGAGGCCTTGGATCCAGCAAAATAGGCAGACGTTAAATATAGCTTTTCAGGCAGGTTAAATTAAGTATGGATTCCAGTTGGGAAGCAAGGTGAGATTGACACCTTCGAGAGCAACAGACCTGTTCTGAGGGTGTTTTTGAGTCAGAACTGCTGATTTAACTGACAGGAAggtcccctccacccccatccttTGGTGCTGCATTGGATTGTCTGGGCCAGAGAAGGGTTTTTCCCTGCTTTGTGTATTGTCAAGAGAATGGCATACCCCAGCGGGACTGCCATGGGGTTTAGCAATAACAATATTAGAATTACAGCAGCAATGAAATCCTGACAATCCTTTTCTCCTAAAGAACTTAGACATGATGTCATCTGcctgaggaaggaggaaaggggctGTTCTTAGAACAGAAACTTGAACTGTCAGAgtccttcactcttttttttttttttaatatttatttatttgacagagatcacaagtaggcagagagacaggcagagagagaggaggaagcaggctccccgctgagcagagagccccatgtggggctcaatcccaggaccctggcatcatgacctgagctgaaggcagaggctttaacccactgagccacccaggtgccctctttttttttaagtaatctctatgcctaacatggggctcgaactcaagaccccgggatcaagagCCAACAtgctccactgagccagccactcTTAATCCCACTGCCAGCCCTGCGGTCCTCTCATCACCTGGTAAGACCCGAAAGGGACACTTAGTCACTTTTTCAGCCTGTAATTACACATCTCCAAAGCtgaaagacaaagacagggaCACATCTCCTCAACAAAGCTggcaattttgaattttttgtagAAGCAAAATTCAAGTCCCCAAGTGATGACAAAAAACATCTTACAATTTGAAATGGCACTGGGTGCCGGGGACCACATACACATTTTACCGGAATTCTCTCAATGAATTTTCACGATGGTCCTCATAAGTgttattattattcctgttttatggATGCAGAAATGGAGACTCAGAAGTTCAATAGCTTCACAGAACTAGGACCAGAACCCATATGTGTCCCTGTCACTATGTCTTAGGGCCTCAATGAATGAGACAAGCCAGAGACCGGTTTTTAAGAGGTCTGAGGAAGGTCTGCTTTCGCTTTCAAACCTTAGGTTCCAAAAGCCTCAAAGGAAGAGGGGTGCGGGGCTTGGGCTGCCAGAAGGGTCCCCGGTGCAGCATTCATCACCCGACTAGGTACAAATGGGGCATCTTGACAAATCCTAAATTCAACTTTTAAAGCACAGTGCTGGGAGACAAAAAGTAAGTTTGAAAGGTTATTGATAAAAGAAAGCAATTCTACTCTATAAATATAGTTTAGTATCTATGTATGTTAGCCTGGAATCAGGAGGCCAAGACCTCACCCTGGTTGTTGTTGGTGTGTTCTTAAACAGATTAATTTACCTCTTTTGCATTTTGCCTGCTTAAATCCTGCCTCTTTCTGAAAAGGGTTTCAGGTAGCGATTTTGGGCCTCCCAGACCAAACTATATCCTTTGGATCTGAGCGGGAAGAGGGCTGCGGGAAGTGCTAGCTAGTTCAGTGAACTCTGACTATACCCCGAGATTAGAAACAGCCCTGCTTGGGCCTATCCCCAGAAATTCCGATTTAATTGGTGTGTGGAAAGGCCTCAGCAGGGGTGATTCTGACGTGCCAGCTTCTGATATAGTGTAATCCCTCATCTTCTGAGCAAGAGGGAAGAGTATTTGAGGCAGAAGAACATCCCTCCTAttatagaagagaaaacagaaggccAGAGAATGAAGTAATTTGCCCTGGCTCATGTAGCGACTTGGTGACCCCAAGCCTCCTGCTATCCACTAACTGTGTTGTCTGTGGCTCTCCATAAACTTTCTTCCCACCTCAAGTATGCCATCATAAAGGTGAACTGAATCATCCACATGACAGAGCTTCCAGGCAAGGGCCCTAGTAATTTAAAGGTATGTCAATTAGGCCGCTCAcatctctgtttttctgtctctaaaacaGTTAAGTAGGTTGTTTACATGTCTCATCTTCTCTCAGCCTCTCACAGACAAAAAAGCTATACATGTCAAGTAAAAGGAGGCTGGGGCTGCTTCAAAatgttctgggtctgggtgttgACAACTCAAGACGTCCTCTGCTATCTCTGATCACCAACACTTCCTTACCTCATCTTCAAACTCCTCTTCCACAGTAAACAGCTTCTGCAAACTGCATgcctgaaaggaaaacaaagcaattgaGGTTGGAGGAGAGATACTGCTTACAAGTACATTCTGTCCTCACTACGCTTCTTTCCAATTCTAACAAGACCATCAGGtgtactgttttttgtttttgtttttgttttttttctcccctagtGTTGAGGGAGGAATAAGGGATGAGGAGGGAAGAGATGGGATTTACTTAAAGATTTAGAggattcaaaaacaaacaaacaaacaaagatttagaggattcaggggcgcctgggtggctcagtgggttaagcctctgcttttgggctcaggtcatgatcttggggttctgggatcaagccccacatcgggctctctgctcagcagggagcctgcttccccttctctctgcctgcctctctgcctactcgtgatctctgtctgtcaaataaataaaatcttaaaaaaaaaaaagatttagaggaTTTGGAATCCTTTCTTGCAAAATAATTCACTCGGGTCCATCTGTATT is a window from the Neovison vison isolate M4711 chromosome 5, ASM_NN_V1, whole genome shotgun sequence genome containing:
- the HROB gene encoding homologous recombination OB-fold protein is translated as MACSLQKLFTVEEEFEDEDFLSAVEDAENRLAGSRSVKAGCLRPSSSSPRDSGQAQSPGQLPSGPTAPSEALGPSALGLRLSTSSMPAAIRGPPSVGTASLRPIPTSSSWTGHQRRVALAEVLKVPPRHQTSASHSLLGFESQQPVTGGFEGPEQDEFDKVLASMDLDLGGSSEAPGILATWHQEDSAVAKKARVTELSGSCLKGPVPPPNMTSVLSTHGEPPEPVVHCRTPEPHARSAATSDFPIPVQQPRWEACRRGPLLQAPQPLQAAGRPVQSCPQNRFPGHSFQCPDASIPGKSHFPGPRTPNSMCSAPSKTSSGSFPQSPLRPRAPVSSVSCPLSTPKSSHSSPVPQAALQTPIVTNHLVRLVTAAHRTPQQSASPKTRRFPGPAGVLPHQFSGKHLEEIMVSTPQTPAHGALAKFRTEIVTSSQASAEEDFGRGPWLAMKSSLGLDESDPTCFLCAYSIVMVLRKAALKQLPRNKVPHMAVMIKSLRRSVMDASVVFKDPTGEMRGTVHRLLLETRQSELKPGSVLLLKQVGVFSPSLRNHYLNVTPNNLVRVYSPDSGGGSFLKPPQPFPKNPGSFPGSPHHETAKSGKGVRTAPNAEAGASPEEELPEADDLDGLLSELPEDFFCGTSSWDCPKEMPPP